One stretch of Gopherus flavomarginatus isolate rGopFla2 chromosome 2, rGopFla2.mat.asm, whole genome shotgun sequence DNA includes these proteins:
- the LOC127043630 gene encoding interleukin-36 receptor antagonist protein-like has product MEPDLYSVVDPKMEKLFKIFLDEDVWVMVQSEAHTDDEKLTPDLRPTKQPFHYQIRDTSHKAFYLRDNSLVAANLQGENASQEEMVSVVPNRTLERKRCPLILGIKGGSQGLSCGTAEQPQLQLEDMHLIDLFYQDEEAKRFTFFKTYNGSTHRFEAAAYPGWFLCTSTQANEPISLTTHLGETAITDFYFQPK; this is encoded by the exons ATGGAACCGGATTTGTACTCGGTTGTGGACCCCAAGATGGAGAAGCTGTTCAAAATTTTCTTGGATGAAG ATGTCTGGGTCATGGTCCAGAGCGAGGCGCACACTGATGACGAAAAGTTGACTCCTGACTTGCGGCCGACCAAACAGCCGTTCCACTACCAGATCCGCGACACCAGCCACAAGGCCTTCTACCTGCGGGACAACAGCCTGGTGGCCGCGAACCTGCAGGGCGAAAATGCCAGCCAGGAAG AGATGGTCAGCGTGGTCCCTAACAGAACGCTGGAGCGCAAGAGGTGTCCCCTGATCCTGGGCATCAAAGGCGGAAGCCAGGGCCTGTCTTGTGGAACAGCCgagcagccccagctgcagctggag GACATGCACCTCATCGATCTATTCTACCAGGATGAGGAGGCCAAGCGCTTCACCTTCTTCAAGACCTATAACGGCAGCACACACCGCTTTGAGGCAGCTGCCTACCCGGGTTGGTTCCTCTGCACCTCAACCCAGGCCAATGAGCCCATCAGTCTCACCACCCACCTGGGAGAAACCGCCATCACCGACTTCTATTTCCAGCCCAAATAG